The following DNA comes from Cucumis sativus cultivar 9930 chromosome 7, Cucumber_9930_V3, whole genome shotgun sequence.
aagaagaagttaaatTAAGAATTTGCTTTTAGatgaaactatttttaaatataatagaatgaaataaatgtcgaAATAGATCACTTAGTTTATCAtcgatattttattatatttataaatatttttaaaaaaatttatcatttaaaaaattatttttgatattcatatatttcaactaaaattgaatcttTATACTTTCTAGTCTTTTTTTGGAGCACACAAACAAGAGGAGATGGAtagaaatttaagaaattcaattaaaattttttgctatattttaaaaacgttgTTATACTTAAATTAGTATGTTTGAAATTGCtatccattataattattaaaaaataagaataatggAAACagaaatgtaaaagaaaaaagaatgaaaagaaataaatggactctatacatataaatttataattgaagaAACATAGAAAGCTTTCTCCAAAGcaattacataaataaagagtattcttattttctctctttttttttttatccctCCAAATActaaacacaaacaaataaacgaatatttaaaaagtaaataataatacaacaTTCCCATTTCCCCCACCCCcgattttgtatatattatttttcaaatttaattaattatccaaaactatattttcttaacaaaaaaaatcatttttttcttttgtttcactTTTAATTACTTTCTTCCACTTATGCCCTTTTGTAGAGAGACAGAGAAGAGTGTGTGAATTTCCAGATTTCACCCTCTCCATTCGCCGCACTGCTCCATCGGCCTTGTCTTCTGGTTCCCGGCCTTCTCCGGACACGGCGTCTGTATCGGTGGCACCATACAGTTGTACTGCAAGCACAATGAACTACTCAGAGGAATCTCCGCCGTCGGGTTGATCGCGATTCCGGTTAGAAAATTGTGTTGCAAATACAGAGTTTGAATATTCGCAGCCAACAATCGATCCACAAGGCTGTTTGGAACTTCGCCCGTGAAGCGGTTGTTGTTCAGGTATAGATTCTGTACGGTGGAGAACATTGGGGATACTGGACCGGAGAGACGGTTGTAGCTGAGATCGACGGTTGGGATCGCCACTTGATCAACCGGTAGGATTGGACCGGTGAAGAAGTTCCGTTGCAACTGGAGGTTGACGATCGGGAAACTGAAGATCCGAGTTGGAATGGTTCCGGTGAACTGGTTTAGGCTGAGGTCGAGGTAGTTTAACTGGTCAAGCCGGCTGAGGAGGCGGAAGACAGGACCGTTGAGGCGGTTccatgagagagagaggtattGGAGAGAAGGAGGAAGAGAGTCCGGGGAAAGAGGTCCGGTGAGATTGTTGTGCTTCAGATCAAGACGATTAAGGCTACGGAACGGAAACATAGGGACTGAACCTGTGAGACGATTATGACAGAGGATGACATTAGACAACTCCGTAATCGTTCCGATTGAGCGAGGAATTTCTCCGCTGAGTTGATTGTAACTGAGGTCCAATGTCCTCAAGCTCTGAAGCTCACCGAGATTCGCCGGAAGAGCACCATTGATGAAGTTCCGGCTGATAGCGAGAAAACGAAGATTCTTCAGTTGGAAGAGGGACTGCGGCAAAGCTCCAAACACTCGACCAGGCACAATGGTGAACTCCGTGAGTGAAGAGAGCTTACCAATGGCAGAATCAATCCGGCCAACCAAACCAGGTGAACCAGCACGCGGATCCCCTAGGTTTAGGGCAACAACCTTGTCAGAATCACAAAAAACACCGGCGAAATTACAAGGATCAGCCGTGAAATCCCAAGAGGCGAAGAAATTAGAGCCAGGCAAATCCTCTAAACCCTTCCGTATCGATTGAAGAGCCAAAAAATCAATCGGATCCAAAATCGCCTCAGAAGACCAACAGCATTGCACCAAACACAACAAAATCACAACAAAACTCCTCATTCTCATCCTCAAATCCCTCTGTTACTTCTCTTCCGCCACTAGAGCAGCAGCAGCAAGCTCTGAGAGATAGGAACAAAACAGCACAAACAcaatacaattatatatagtGCAATCAACTGAATACTTTAAGAACTCTTTCCCGtgagaaacaaaacaaaagaggttgaaaaagaaggaagataTCTCGTGAGAAACCTCTAAATTAATGGCGGAAACctgcaaaaaagaaagatcaaAAACGAAAAACTCCAAAACCCGCGAGATCGATTAGCTTCAAAGAGACGCAAACAGAGAAAAGATCACAGAATcttcaaaccaaaaaaaataaataaaagaaagaaagaaaaaggattaaAATCTCTAATCACTGTACTGTATTTGCTTTAGGAAGAACTTCAAAAGCTTCGTAGAGAAGATTCAATGGCTATAATCCAGAGCCTCTCTCAGTTTCTACAAACCAAGAAAcgctttctcttctctttttttttctttaatggcggaatatttatttatttgtttgtttgttaattatataaacatatttttgtttttgtttaggtTCGGAGTCAAACGGTTGTCCGAGCCAACTTGAGGGAGTCCGAGGCATGAGGTTTGGAGGAGAGGTTATTGGCTTTTGAGACAGTGGTCACGTGGTGGAGAGGGTGGTTTGGTTGGGGAAGAAGAGACAGAGAGGTCATAAAGCGTGACGGCCGTGAACTTTTAGTTGACGTGGACTTGACGACGTTAAGTTATAATAGTCACGCGAAAATGCACTTTGGGATGTGACATTGACAGTTGTAAGCCTAAGAGGATCTGCCACGTCGGATGTTCAAATAATCTGTACGATGTAAACGGTCGTAGAGGagtttttcttgtcttttcctttggatttagggtttaggagttttttttttttattagggtTTAGagctttctctctctctctctctctttttaatattgcaaatttaaaaagcCTTTTTTGTCCATATGAACTTT
Coding sequences within:
- the LOC101219433 gene encoding LRR receptor-like serine/threonine-protein kinase ERL2, coding for MRMRSFVVILLCLVQCCWSSEAILDPIDFLALQSIRKGLEDLPGSNFFASWDFTADPCNFAGVFCDSDKVVALNLGDPRAGSPGLVGRIDSAIGKLSSLTEFTIVPGRVFGALPQSLFQLKNLRFLAISRNFINGALPANLGELQSLRTLDLSYNQLSGEIPRSIGTITELSNVILCHNRLTGSVPMFPFRSLNRLDLKHNNLTGPLSPDSLPPSLQYLSLSWNRLNGPVFRLLSRLDQLNYLDLSLNQFTGTIPTRIFSFPIVNLQLQRNFFTGPILPVDQVAIPTVDLSYNRLSGPVSPMFSTVQNLYLNNNRFTGEVPNSLVDRLLAANIQTLYLQHNFLTGIAINPTAEIPLSSSLCLQYNCMVPPIQTPCPEKAGNQKTRPMEQCGEWRG